A section of the Salmo trutta chromosome 4, fSalTru1.1, whole genome shotgun sequence genome encodes:
- the LOC115190777 gene encoding zinc finger protein 638 isoform X2: MQKNNKKNRVQNMGQQQRALACTSLTKPSNNIALLTESRSQLYPLSAWADRAASAFGTIGRGTPFLFGPAAAISLAQIEAQLALHQLSIIAAASNHGNQQLALLNLLQQAAANNIAQPLAPIMYQPQQRGAPFNRPRIMPYQQQQPGHSTDGNNMAQMNSYQAGQFPPQTRLPKELESAISVRVQGGRDEDHRLLNQNTHISRQHFVDPRLHGDGQGESSETGYSNSNNLVSLSCDDQQNQMQDVDWSNYQTPSKLFGLNQQQHLQQSSHSHANPNSGHSGGGMQSWNAPVSEPGRPQGGNMQGLYVPESAGSILAGFGLSNDDLEVLSHYPDDQLTPDTLPFILRDIQIHKTNRNTGPPAFSQTLPAIPNLPPPPSLSPPQRHPAHSCTTNIPSFLSVTQTAGKVIDYGHASRAADEGRDSYKRELPPKERVTKPESKPTGSSLKRKAESPRRHHSHDDSSDSKKDKDYRRRAPIPDAQKHKRTPVREPPSRSRSEREGSRTRPQFEARSESSKSTRPSGAKRSSSATKRLPTPTMIGDFLADPPKLYPHTCSLCDMQCERAKDWIDHVNTVNHTASCRDLRNKYPDWNPNVPRRDPSQGQDACATWHSLERSPSRSVSRSLSWSPSPTPPPDRSRRISPPTSHGHAPHTSGRHSPSQSHRGSASSAHRPEKRTSESSGISTGSSSREGLKRSRNDPAKCAAGSSSAAKLGGHGNRAGVSGKHESGKRESYLSSASKFPASMSEKPHRPASSKPGTKPASGKETAIGQDSEVQSSNAPQKKPNPTLQKKNPPGSYLLYLTGLPVDTKYQEVVSLVQAFGKVTNVLIIRNEEGEGKQGQPQYSKATVCMQKEQDAKALAECLTLNIREHPISVSDQNGEEELTSSIPVIIKGELIGAPKTPAAPTEANLTIKGPEASVGQKNSNERGMVKITGLPESGCSEIDIAKLAQPFGTPVKILLITKPSEALVTMQDVESAQEMVKVYNDMPVCINDSVLNMSLLPNLLVDFNRPVALFHSLMGPRNPVSEVGGDDDWNRLLVVSNIPATPSGPTEIQKLVQRFGTVQQTLALKDKIIFEMGTADMAKSVFNRFQKFPCIVQNNKLAFSWKPDPKTDLPKVDISAAGSTASTGGNDSQTAETAMPPGGQEDSLSQSGLKVESGTAIDTKVEGQEVQPGNEGMKVEGEVQATKESPVLGRKDQEKEPNASSLQPAGVNQREATEPNTNQPGGQGGEEVTEKVAEISTTESEETEEPVSSDASSAPQAAKPETEKMSVSSSTTATSAPAPKVMAAIIEALRQESRNRSSTKVSTEQAAAENPPGKQPKDKETPDVQAAPALPRVTPEILKVLLEECRVRSSSRAGAEQARKEQDLAPPAGQKPSTENRRGHSGDRESGREQVTKRKTREEEREEREKARREREKEREKRLKAQEEEREKGRREREKRWSHRERSSGSPGSRSSMRYEGSRRSGKSGARSESRRGNGEEKQQEEEELGEKHIPFDMADFVTVDEVGEVAAVPRPLPETTTEVTEVMEVTVNDPATTASKAERQAPDDTTPMEVEGEPRAAKVQEEALDKREQKEGLSPATTEEGSVKTAEGTGEVTEEKVPDCQDDIIKEPVVTVPKTTCDEVTEESEVKGHDEATPTDAPAAAGEEEKEGGRVEDLNIGTFLTVDEVGQVEEDGEKRSAETVESKRRRTSQEDREEETVRRKMKMEPLFYKDYSIPPFNPDRPVGMEFLVPKSGFFCKVCSKFYSGTDEAEKNHCKTLKHHQNLEKSLEKWRVKKD, encoded by the exons TATCGCATTGCTCACAGAAAGTCGATCCCAGCTCTACCCTCTATCAGCTTGGGCAGATAGGGCAGCCAGCGCCTTCGGTACCATAGGCCGGGGAACCCCGTTCCTCTTCGGACCGGCCGCGGCTATCAGCCTGGCCCAGATCGAAGCCCAGCTAGCTCTGCACCAACTGAGCATCATCGCCGCTGCCAGTAACCACGGCAACCAGCAACTGGCCCTGCTCAACCTTCTCCAGCAAGCAGCTGCCAACAACATCGCTCAGCCGCTCGCCCCCATCATGTACCAGCCTCAGCAACGGGGGGCGCCCTTCAACAGGCCCAGGATCATGccataccaacaacaacaaccggGGCACTCTACGGATGGCAACAACATGGCCCAGATGAACAGCTACCAAGCGGGTCAGTTCCCGCCGCAAACACGGCTACCCAAGGAGCTGGAGTCGGCGATCTCTGTCCGCGTTCAGGGCGGGAGGGACGAGGACCACCGACTACTCAACCAGAATACCCATATCTCCCGGCAGCATTTTGTAGACCCCCGCCTGCATGGGGATGGTCAGGGTGAGAGTTCAGAGACTGGCTATTCTAACAGCAACAACCTTGTCTCGCTCTCCTGCGATGACCAGCAGAATCAGATGCAAGATGTGGACTGGTCTAACTACCAGACTCCCAGTAAACTCTTTGGTCTCAATCAGCAGCAGCACCTCCAGCAGTCCTCCCACTCTCATGCTAACCCCAACAGTGGGCATTCAGGAGGGGGCATGCAAAGTTGGAATGCTCCTGTTTCTGAACCGGGTCGTCCACAGGGTGGAAACATGCAGGGTCTGTACGTACCCGAGAGCGCAGGCAGTATCCTGGCCGGCTTCGGCTTGTCAAACGATGACCTGGAGGTTCTCAGCCACTACCCTGATGACCAACTAACTCCAGACACTCTGCCCTTCATCCTACGTGACATACAGAtacacaaaacaaacagaaacacaggCCCTCCTGCGTTCTCTCAAACTCTCCCTGCTATTCCTAACCTGCCGCCACCGCCTAGTCTTTCTCCACCACAGCGGCATCCTGCACATTCATGTACGACCAACATCCCAAGTTTTCTGAGTGTGACGCAAACGGCGGGTAAAGTTATCGACTACGGCCACGCGAGTAGGGCGGCGGACGAGGGTAGAGACTCTTACAAACGCGAGCTACCGCCTAAGGAGAGAGTGACTAAACCAGAGTCAAAGCCCACCGGTTCGTCTTTGAAACGTAAAGCTGAATCCCCAAGGCGGCACCACTCGCACGACGACTCCTCCGACTCAAAGAAAGACAAAGACTACAGGAGGCGTGCCCCAATCCCCGACGCTCAGAAGCACAAAAGAACGCCCGTCAGAGAGCCGCCATCGAGATCTCGGTCGGAGCGCGAAGGGTCCAGAACAAGGCCACAGTTCGAAGCCAGGAGTGAGTCGTCAAAATCAACCAGACCCTCCGGTGCCAAACGCAGCTCTAGCGCCACCAAGAGGCTCCCAACACCCACCATGATAGGTGATTTCTTGGCGGACCCTCCGAAGTTGTATCCCCACACCTGCTCCCTGTGCGACATGCAATGTGAACGGGCTAAG GACTGGATTGATCACGTGAACACAGTCAACCACACAGCTAGCTGCAGAGATCTGCGCAACAA GTATCCAGACTGGAATCCAAATGTCCCAAG GAGGGACCCGTCTCAAGGTCAGGATGCCTGTGCCACCTGGCATTCCCTAGAACGCTCTCCCTCCCGCTCAGTCTCCCGTTCCCTGTCCTggtccccctctcccaccccccCTCCGGACCGAAGCAGAAGGATCTCTCCGCCCACCTCCCATGGACACGCCCCCCACACCTCTGGCCGGCACAGCCCCTCCCAGTCCCATCGGGGTTCTGCCTCCAGCGCTCACAGGCCGGAGAAGAGAACCAGCGAATCCTCAG GGATATCTACTGGGAGCTCCTCTCGAGAAGGCCTGAAGCGTTCCAGAAATGACCCCGCCAAGTGTGCAGCTGGCTCTTCCTCAGCTGCCAAACTTGGTGGCCACGGCAACAGAGCAGGGGTTTCTGGGAAACACGAGTCCGGGAAACGCGAGTCCTATTTGTCGTCCGCCAGCAAGTTTCCGGCGTCCATGTCTGAGAAGCCACATCGTCCAGCTTCCTCGAAGCCGGGCACCAAGCCAGCGTCCGGGAAGGAGACCGCCATAGGACAGGACTCAGAG GTCCAGTCCTCCAATGCGCCACAGAAGAAGCCGAATCCAACGCTGCAGAAGAAGAATCCTCCAGGTTCCTACTTGCTCTATCTGACGGGCCTTCCTGTAGATACCAAGTACCAGGAAGTGGTGTCACTGGTGCAGGCCTTCGGCAAGGTCACCAATGTCCTCATCATCAGGAacgaggagggggaggggaaacAGGGGCAGCCGCAATACAGTAAA GCCACTGTTTGCATGCAGAAAGAGCAGGACGCTAAAGCGCTGGCTGAGTGCCTCACTCTCAACATACGGGAACACCCCATTTCTGTCTCTGACCAG AATGGTGAGGAGGAGCTTACTTCCTCGATACCTGTCATTATAAAAGG AGAACTGATCGGTGCTCCCAAGACACCTGCAGCCCCCACCGAGGCCAACTTGACCATCAAAGGCccag aAGCCAGCGTTGGTCAGAAGAATTCAAATGAG AGGGGCATGGTCAAGATTACTGGACTTCCTGAAAGCGGCTGCTCCGAGATTGATATCGCCAAGCTGGCCCAGCCCTTCGGAACACCTGTCAAGATCCTCCTCATCACCAAGCCCAGTGAG GCTCTGGTCACCATGCAGGATGTGGAGTCAGCCCAGGAGATGGTGAAAGTTTACAACGACATGCCTGTCTGCATCAACGATTCTGTTCTGAACATGAGCCTGCTTCCAAACCTCCTGGTGGACTTCAACAGACCG GTGGCACTTTTCCATTCATTGATGGGACCCAGGAATCCTGTTAGT GAGGTGGGAGGTGATGATGACTGGAACCGTCTCCTGGTTGTCAGTAACATCCCGGCAACGCCCTCCGGCCCAACAGAGATCCAGAAACTGGTCCAGCGCTTCGGCACAGTCCAACAGACTCTGGCACTCAAGGACAAG atcatctttgagatgggAACAGCAGACATGGCCAAGAGTGTCTTCAACCGCTTCCAAAAGTTTCCCTGCATTGTTCAGAACAACAAGCTCGCCTTCTCCTGGAAACCTGATCCCAAGACTGATCTACCTAAAGTCGACATTTCCGCTGCCGGCTCAACGGCTTCAACTGGTGGCAATGACTCCCAGACTGCAGAGACTGCTATGCCCCCTGGTGGCCAGGAGGACTCACTGTCTCAGTCAGGATTAAAGGTGGAGTCTGGAACAGCGATTGATACTAAGGTTGAAGGACAGGAGGTTCAGCCAGGAAATGAAGGGATGAAGGTTGAAGGAGAGGTTCAAGCCACAAAGGAGTCTCCAGTGTTAGGAAGAAAGGATCAAGAGAAGGAGCCTAATGCATCTTCCTTACAGCCAGCAGGAGTGAACCAGAGAGAAGCTACAGAACCCAACACAAACCAACCTGGAggtcagggtggagaggaggtcaCAGAGAAAGTTGCAGAAATTTCAACAACGGAGTCTGAAGAAACTGAAGAACCAGTCTCCTCGGATGCTTCCTCCGCTCCTCAAGCTGCTAAACCAGAGACTGAGAAAATGTCAGTTTCCAGTTCCACAACAGCCACCTCCGCCCCAGCCCCAAAAGTTATGGCGGCCATCATAGAGGCCTTACGACAGGAGAGCAGGAACAGATCCTCTACCAAGGTTTCCACCGAACAGGCTGCAGCTGAGAATCCTCCAGGTAAACAACCAAAAGATAAGGAGACTCCAGATGTTCAGGCTGCCCCCGCTCTACCCAGAGTGACCCCAGAGATCCTGAAGGTTCTGCTGGAGGAGTGCAGGGTCCGGTCTTCCAGTAGGGCCGGCGCTGAGCAGGCCAGGAAGGAACAGGACCTGGCACCCCCTGCAGGCCAAAAGCCATCCACTGAAAACCGAAGAGGCCACAGTGGAGACAGGGAGTCTGGAAGAGAGCAGGTCACCAAGAGGAAGACCCgcgaggaggaaagggaggagagggagaaagcgaggagggagagggagaaggagagggagaagaggctgAAGGcccaagaggaggagagggagaaaggaaggagggagagagagaagaggtggtCCCACAGGGAACGGTCATCAGGATCACCGGGGTCCAGGTCCTCTATGAGGTATGAGGGGAGCCGGCGCAGTGGGAAGAGCGGCGCCAGGTCTGAGTCCAGGAGAGGAAACGGAGAGGAGAAACAGCAG gaagaggaggagttagGTGAGAAGCACATCCCCTTCGACATGGCGGACTTTGTGACTGTGGATGAGGTGGGGGAAGTAGCTGCGGTGCCCCGTCCTCTCCCCGAGACTACCACAGAGGTGACTGAGGTTATGGAGGTGACCGTCAACGACCCTGCGACCACAGCCTCTAAGGCGGAGCGGCAGGCACCAGATGACACTACACCGATGGAGGTGGAGGGTGAGCCTAGGGCAGCGAAGGTACAGGAGGAAGCTCTGGACAAACGAGAACAGAAGGAGGGGTTGTCCCCAGCAACCACAGAGGAGGGGTCAGTGAAGACTGCAGAGGGAACTGGGGAGGTGACCGAGGAGAAAGTTCCAGACTGTcaggatgacatcatcaaagag CCTGTGGTCACTGTGCCGAAGACGACCTGCGACGAGGTCACTGAGGAGTCGGAGGTGAAAGGTCACGATGAGGCCACACCCACAGACGCACCTGCCGCCGCTGGAGAAGAGGAAAAGGAGGGTGGGCGAGTGGAGGATCTCAACATTGGGACGTTTCTGACGGTGGACGAGGTGGGACAGGTGGAGGAGGACGGGGAGAAGAGGTCTGCTGAGACGG TGGAGTCTAAGCGAAGGAGGACATctcaggaggacagagaggaggagacagtgagGCGGAAGATGAAGATGGAACCCCTCTTTTATAAGGACTACAGCATCCCTCCTTTCAACCCTGACAGACCTGTCG GAATGGAGTTTCTGGTCCCCAAGTCAGGCTTCTTCTGCAAGGTGTGTTCTAAGTTCTACAGCGGAACTGACGAGGCCGAGAAGAACCACTGCAAGACCCTCAAACACCATCAGAACCTGGAG AAATCCCTGGAGAAGTGGAGAGTGAAGAAAGACTGA
- the LOC115190777 gene encoding zinc finger protein 638 isoform X3: MYQPQQRGAPFNRPRIMPYQQQQPGHSTDGNNMAQMNSYQAGQFPPQTRLPKELESAISVRVQGGRDEDHRLLNQNTHISRQHFVDPRLHGDGQGESSETGYSNSNNLVSLSCDDQQNQMQDVDWSNYQTPSKLFGLNQQQHLQQSSHSHANPNSGHSGGGMQSWNAPVSEPGRPQGGNMQGLYVPESAGSILAGFGLSNDDLEVLSHYPDDQLTPDTLPFILRDIQIHKTNRNTGPPAFSQTLPAIPNLPPPPSLSPPQRHPAHSCTTNIPSFLSVTQTAGKVIDYGHASRAADEGRDSYKRELPPKERVTKPESKPTGSSLKRKAESPRRHHSHDDSSDSKKDKDYRRRAPIPDAQKHKRTPVREPPSRSRSEREGSRTRPQFEARSESSKSTRPSGAKRSSSATKRLPTPTMIGDFLADPPKLYPHTCSLCDMQCERAKDWIDHVNTVNHTASCRDLRNKYPDWNPNVPRRDPSQGQDACATWHSLERSPSRSVSRSLSWSPSPTPPPDRSRRISPPTSHGHAPHTSGRHSPSQSHRGSASSAHRPEKRTSESSGISTGSSSREGLKRSRNDPAKCAAGSSSAAKLGGHGNRAGVSGKHESGKRESYLSSASKFPASMSEKPHRPASSKPGTKPASGKETAIGQDSEVQSSNAPQKKPNPTLQKKNPPGSYLLYLTGLPVDTKYQEVVSLVQAFGKVTNVLIIRNEEGEGKQGQPQYSKATVCMQKEQDAKALAECLTLNIREHPISVSDQNGEEELTSSIPVIIKGELIGAPKTPAAPTEANLTIKGPEASVGQKNSNEIHREQVKPTRKRKRGCRAGQVERLKRLQRENKRGMVKITGLPESGCSEIDIAKLAQPFGTPVKILLITKPSEALVTMQDVESAQEMVKVYNDMPVCINDSVLNMSLLPNLLVDFNRPVALFHSLMGPRNPVSEVGGDDDWNRLLVVSNIPATPSGPTEIQKLVQRFGTVQQTLALKDKIIFEMGTADMAKSVFNRFQKFPCIVQNNKLAFSWKPDPKTDLPKVDISAAGSTASTGGNDSQTAETAMPPGGQEDSLSQSGLKVESGTAIDTKVEGQEVQPGNEGMKVEGEVQATKESPVLGRKDQEKEPNASSLQPAGVNQREATEPNTNQPGGQGGEEVTEKVAEISTTESEETEEPVSSDASSAPQAAKPETEKMSVSSSTTATSAPAPKVMAAIIEALRQESRNRSSTKVSTEQAAAENPPGKQPKDKETPDVQAAPALPRVTPEILKVLLEECRVRSSSRAGAEQARKEQDLAPPAGQKPSTENRRGHSGDRESGREQVTKRKTREEEREEREKARREREKEREKRLKAQEEEREKGRREREKRWSHRERSSGSPGSRSSMRYEGSRRSGKSGARSESRRGNGEEKQQEEEELGEKHIPFDMADFVTVDEVGEVAAVPRPLPETTTEVTEVMEVTVNDPATTASKAERQAPDDTTPMEVEGEPRAAKVQEEALDKREQKEGLSPATTEEGSVKTAEGTGEVTEEKVPDCQDDIIKEPVVTVPKTTCDEVTEESEVKGHDEATPTDAPAAAGEEEKEGGRVEDLNIGTFLTVDEVGQVEEDGEKRSAETVESKRRRTSQEDREEETVRRKMKMEPLFYKDYSIPPFNPDRPVGMEFLVPKSGFFCKVCSKFYSGTDEAEKNHCKTLKHHQNLEKSLEKWRVKKD; the protein is encoded by the exons ATGTACCAGCCTCAGCAACGGGGGGCGCCCTTCAACAGGCCCAGGATCATGccataccaacaacaacaaccggGGCACTCTACGGATGGCAACAACATGGCCCAGATGAACAGCTACCAAGCGGGTCAGTTCCCGCCGCAAACACGGCTACCCAAGGAGCTGGAGTCGGCGATCTCTGTCCGCGTTCAGGGCGGGAGGGACGAGGACCACCGACTACTCAACCAGAATACCCATATCTCCCGGCAGCATTTTGTAGACCCCCGCCTGCATGGGGATGGTCAGGGTGAGAGTTCAGAGACTGGCTATTCTAACAGCAACAACCTTGTCTCGCTCTCCTGCGATGACCAGCAGAATCAGATGCAAGATGTGGACTGGTCTAACTACCAGACTCCCAGTAAACTCTTTGGTCTCAATCAGCAGCAGCACCTCCAGCAGTCCTCCCACTCTCATGCTAACCCCAACAGTGGGCATTCAGGAGGGGGCATGCAAAGTTGGAATGCTCCTGTTTCTGAACCGGGTCGTCCACAGGGTGGAAACATGCAGGGTCTGTACGTACCCGAGAGCGCAGGCAGTATCCTGGCCGGCTTCGGCTTGTCAAACGATGACCTGGAGGTTCTCAGCCACTACCCTGATGACCAACTAACTCCAGACACTCTGCCCTTCATCCTACGTGACATACAGAtacacaaaacaaacagaaacacaggCCCTCCTGCGTTCTCTCAAACTCTCCCTGCTATTCCTAACCTGCCGCCACCGCCTAGTCTTTCTCCACCACAGCGGCATCCTGCACATTCATGTACGACCAACATCCCAAGTTTTCTGAGTGTGACGCAAACGGCGGGTAAAGTTATCGACTACGGCCACGCGAGTAGGGCGGCGGACGAGGGTAGAGACTCTTACAAACGCGAGCTACCGCCTAAGGAGAGAGTGACTAAACCAGAGTCAAAGCCCACCGGTTCGTCTTTGAAACGTAAAGCTGAATCCCCAAGGCGGCACCACTCGCACGACGACTCCTCCGACTCAAAGAAAGACAAAGACTACAGGAGGCGTGCCCCAATCCCCGACGCTCAGAAGCACAAAAGAACGCCCGTCAGAGAGCCGCCATCGAGATCTCGGTCGGAGCGCGAAGGGTCCAGAACAAGGCCACAGTTCGAAGCCAGGAGTGAGTCGTCAAAATCAACCAGACCCTCCGGTGCCAAACGCAGCTCTAGCGCCACCAAGAGGCTCCCAACACCCACCATGATAGGTGATTTCTTGGCGGACCCTCCGAAGTTGTATCCCCACACCTGCTCCCTGTGCGACATGCAATGTGAACGGGCTAAG GACTGGATTGATCACGTGAACACAGTCAACCACACAGCTAGCTGCAGAGATCTGCGCAACAA GTATCCAGACTGGAATCCAAATGTCCCAAG GAGGGACCCGTCTCAAGGTCAGGATGCCTGTGCCACCTGGCATTCCCTAGAACGCTCTCCCTCCCGCTCAGTCTCCCGTTCCCTGTCCTggtccccctctcccaccccccCTCCGGACCGAAGCAGAAGGATCTCTCCGCCCACCTCCCATGGACACGCCCCCCACACCTCTGGCCGGCACAGCCCCTCCCAGTCCCATCGGGGTTCTGCCTCCAGCGCTCACAGGCCGGAGAAGAGAACCAGCGAATCCTCAG GGATATCTACTGGGAGCTCCTCTCGAGAAGGCCTGAAGCGTTCCAGAAATGACCCCGCCAAGTGTGCAGCTGGCTCTTCCTCAGCTGCCAAACTTGGTGGCCACGGCAACAGAGCAGGGGTTTCTGGGAAACACGAGTCCGGGAAACGCGAGTCCTATTTGTCGTCCGCCAGCAAGTTTCCGGCGTCCATGTCTGAGAAGCCACATCGTCCAGCTTCCTCGAAGCCGGGCACCAAGCCAGCGTCCGGGAAGGAGACCGCCATAGGACAGGACTCAGAG GTCCAGTCCTCCAATGCGCCACAGAAGAAGCCGAATCCAACGCTGCAGAAGAAGAATCCTCCAGGTTCCTACTTGCTCTATCTGACGGGCCTTCCTGTAGATACCAAGTACCAGGAAGTGGTGTCACTGGTGCAGGCCTTCGGCAAGGTCACCAATGTCCTCATCATCAGGAacgaggagggggaggggaaacAGGGGCAGCCGCAATACAGTAAA GCCACTGTTTGCATGCAGAAAGAGCAGGACGCTAAAGCGCTGGCTGAGTGCCTCACTCTCAACATACGGGAACACCCCATTTCTGTCTCTGACCAG AATGGTGAGGAGGAGCTTACTTCCTCGATACCTGTCATTATAAAAGG AGAACTGATCGGTGCTCCCAAGACACCTGCAGCCCCCACCGAGGCCAACTTGACCATCAAAGGCccag aAGCCAGCGTTGGTCAGAAGAATTCAAATGAG ATACACAGGGAGCAGGTGAAACCAacaaggaagaggaagaggggctgTAGAGCGGGACAGGTCGAGAGACTCAAAAGACTGCAGAGGGAAAACAAG AGGGGCATGGTCAAGATTACTGGACTTCCTGAAAGCGGCTGCTCCGAGATTGATATCGCCAAGCTGGCCCAGCCCTTCGGAACACCTGTCAAGATCCTCCTCATCACCAAGCCCAGTGAG GCTCTGGTCACCATGCAGGATGTGGAGTCAGCCCAGGAGATGGTGAAAGTTTACAACGACATGCCTGTCTGCATCAACGATTCTGTTCTGAACATGAGCCTGCTTCCAAACCTCCTGGTGGACTTCAACAGACCG GTGGCACTTTTCCATTCATTGATGGGACCCAGGAATCCTGTTAGT GAGGTGGGAGGTGATGATGACTGGAACCGTCTCCTGGTTGTCAGTAACATCCCGGCAACGCCCTCCGGCCCAACAGAGATCCAGAAACTGGTCCAGCGCTTCGGCACAGTCCAACAGACTCTGGCACTCAAGGACAAG atcatctttgagatgggAACAGCAGACATGGCCAAGAGTGTCTTCAACCGCTTCCAAAAGTTTCCCTGCATTGTTCAGAACAACAAGCTCGCCTTCTCCTGGAAACCTGATCCCAAGACTGATCTACCTAAAGTCGACATTTCCGCTGCCGGCTCAACGGCTTCAACTGGTGGCAATGACTCCCAGACTGCAGAGACTGCTATGCCCCCTGGTGGCCAGGAGGACTCACTGTCTCAGTCAGGATTAAAGGTGGAGTCTGGAACAGCGATTGATACTAAGGTTGAAGGACAGGAGGTTCAGCCAGGAAATGAAGGGATGAAGGTTGAAGGAGAGGTTCAAGCCACAAAGGAGTCTCCAGTGTTAGGAAGAAAGGATCAAGAGAAGGAGCCTAATGCATCTTCCTTACAGCCAGCAGGAGTGAACCAGAGAGAAGCTACAGAACCCAACACAAACCAACCTGGAggtcagggtggagaggaggtcaCAGAGAAAGTTGCAGAAATTTCAACAACGGAGTCTGAAGAAACTGAAGAACCAGTCTCCTCGGATGCTTCCTCCGCTCCTCAAGCTGCTAAACCAGAGACTGAGAAAATGTCAGTTTCCAGTTCCACAACAGCCACCTCCGCCCCAGCCCCAAAAGTTATGGCGGCCATCATAGAGGCCTTACGACAGGAGAGCAGGAACAGATCCTCTACCAAGGTTTCCACCGAACAGGCTGCAGCTGAGAATCCTCCAGGTAAACAACCAAAAGATAAGGAGACTCCAGATGTTCAGGCTGCCCCCGCTCTACCCAGAGTGACCCCAGAGATCCTGAAGGTTCTGCTGGAGGAGTGCAGGGTCCGGTCTTCCAGTAGGGCCGGCGCTGAGCAGGCCAGGAAGGAACAGGACCTGGCACCCCCTGCAGGCCAAAAGCCATCCACTGAAAACCGAAGAGGCCACAGTGGAGACAGGGAGTCTGGAAGAGAGCAGGTCACCAAGAGGAAGACCCgcgaggaggaaagggaggagagggagaaagcgaggagggagagggagaaggagagggagaagaggctgAAGGcccaagaggaggagagggagaaaggaaggagggagagagagaagaggtggtCCCACAGGGAACGGTCATCAGGATCACCGGGGTCCAGGTCCTCTATGAGGTATGAGGGGAGCCGGCGCAGTGGGAAGAGCGGCGCCAGGTCTGAGTCCAGGAGAGGAAACGGAGAGGAGAAACAGCAG gaagaggaggagttagGTGAGAAGCACATCCCCTTCGACATGGCGGACTTTGTGACTGTGGATGAGGTGGGGGAAGTAGCTGCGGTGCCCCGTCCTCTCCCCGAGACTACCACAGAGGTGACTGAGGTTATGGAGGTGACCGTCAACGACCCTGCGACCACAGCCTCTAAGGCGGAGCGGCAGGCACCAGATGACACTACACCGATGGAGGTGGAGGGTGAGCCTAGGGCAGCGAAGGTACAGGAGGAAGCTCTGGACAAACGAGAACAGAAGGAGGGGTTGTCCCCAGCAACCACAGAGGAGGGGTCAGTGAAGACTGCAGAGGGAACTGGGGAGGTGACCGAGGAGAAAGTTCCAGACTGTcaggatgacatcatcaaagag CCTGTGGTCACTGTGCCGAAGACGACCTGCGACGAGGTCACTGAGGAGTCGGAGGTGAAAGGTCACGATGAGGCCACACCCACAGACGCACCTGCCGCCGCTGGAGAAGAGGAAAAGGAGGGTGGGCGAGTGGAGGATCTCAACATTGGGACGTTTCTGACGGTGGACGAGGTGGGACAGGTGGAGGAGGACGGGGAGAAGAGGTCTGCTGAGACGG TGGAGTCTAAGCGAAGGAGGACATctcaggaggacagagaggaggagacagtgagGCGGAAGATGAAGATGGAACCCCTCTTTTATAAGGACTACAGCATCCCTCCTTTCAACCCTGACAGACCTGTCG GAATGGAGTTTCTGGTCCCCAAGTCAGGCTTCTTCTGCAAGGTGTGTTCTAAGTTCTACAGCGGAACTGACGAGGCCGAGAAGAACCACTGCAAGACCCTCAAACACCATCAGAACCTGGAG AAATCCCTGGAGAAGTGGAGAGTGAAGAAAGACTGA